The Micromonospora sp. Llam0 genome includes a window with the following:
- a CDS encoding helix-turn-helix transcriptional regulator: MPTPYSAAQEARAALANRLREIRNRAGLSGRELASLAKWHESKVSKIEHAKQPPSVYDIKAWCLHCGAGDSVAEELVAALHAAEGMWTEWQRMEQGGLRQAQEFVTPIYEGCGSSGVRR, from the coding sequence ATGCCTACTCCATATTCCGCCGCGCAGGAAGCTCGCGCAGCGCTCGCCAATCGGCTCCGAGAGATCCGCAACCGGGCGGGCCTCTCGGGCCGTGAACTAGCCAGCCTTGCGAAGTGGCACGAGAGCAAAGTCAGCAAGATCGAGCACGCGAAGCAACCGCCATCCGTGTACGACATCAAGGCGTGGTGTCTGCATTGCGGTGCAGGTGACTCGGTCGCCGAGGAACTTGTCGCGGCGCTGCACGCGGCCGAGGGCATGTGGACCGAGTGGCAGCGCATGGAGCAAGGCGGCCTGCGTCAAGCGCAAGAGTTCGTGACGCCGATCTACGAAGGGTGCGGCTCTTCTGGAGTGAGGCGGTGA
- a CDS encoding DUF6879 family protein, with protein sequence MAILPQLFKRAVRSAIHLEMRDGYEPDDPDWLNWRDGNRFDPADRWNEWFTMMSETTARGVEVRRARIVSEPVTDYVRYEYDVTEPFNIASGEEVRWLPRSRAVGLLVPAVDFWIFDKAVVVINHFDGYGGKLRHQQLDDTALAARYSLAFEDIWDRATPHAQYAI encoded by the coding sequence GTGGCGATCCTGCCGCAGCTGTTTAAGAGAGCGGTCCGCTCGGCTATCCACCTGGAGATGCGCGATGGTTACGAGCCGGACGATCCCGACTGGCTCAATTGGCGTGACGGAAACCGCTTCGATCCGGCGGACCGTTGGAACGAGTGGTTCACGATGATGAGTGAGACCACGGCGCGGGGCGTCGAGGTCCGGCGTGCCCGCATCGTCTCTGAGCCGGTCACGGACTACGTCCGGTACGAATACGACGTGACGGAGCCGTTCAACATCGCCAGCGGCGAAGAGGTCCGATGGCTACCCCGTAGTCGCGCAGTAGGGCTGCTCGTTCCGGCGGTAGACTTCTGGATCTTCGACAAGGCCGTTGTCGTGATCAACCACTTTGACGGCTATGGCGGCAAACTGCGCCATCAGCAGCTGGACGACACAGCGCTTGCGGCGCGGTACTCGCTGGCGTTCGAGGACATCTGGGATCGCGCTACCCCGCACGCGCAGTACGCGATCTAG